In Ptiloglossa arizonensis isolate GNS036 chromosome 6, iyPtiAriz1_principal, whole genome shotgun sequence, a single window of DNA contains:
- the Tty gene encoding tweety isoform X5, which produces MAGGQQVPEQYTVPSLARVFHSLPHLNVSLHSVNNTFNPHSEIYLETDTIETTLKKKIQPQLTAMGDEFDAPVSNKTMLGLLLDALNTTTQNTNIAVNRSFEIRKPLSGISLAGAIGLGEKIEQLRWPVTMAVLSALLVLCVVLIVGVARHSRCVLITFSVFGLFAVIVSWLMASLYLATSVALGDLCVSPDGYLTRAVPSTLASEVLSYYTHCENTRSNPFTQRLRDGQQTITDIRQNLNIVTRLAIELFKDQQLQPKLSSLSTDVNTVDRLMSGLATLLDCKPLHKQYVHAAKSLCHLGLYGLTFMLLASLAAGLFFTVLVWVDSHTWIYIRKRRDYHQVDEQDPYLPPSAASQAIAARTLRGQGSYPPTAPSLYPNAHGTQNTIKQPLLLTPPPPSYATATARARQLHESMLKGGGVNGSGGGGDHKSSQHNQQSTGGRTEHRSGLGDQPGQYATLSKQCKTLESSDFY; this is translated from the exons ACCGACACGATAGAGACCACATTGAAGAAGAAGATCCAGCCGCAGTTGACCGCGATGGGGGACGAATTCGACGCTCCGGTGAGCAACAAGACTATGCTGGGCTTGCTGCTGGACGCTCTGAACACCACCACGCAGAACACGAACATCGCCGTGAACCGAAGCTTCGAGATTCGAAAGCCGCTGAGCGGAATCAGCCTCGCCGGAGCGATCGGGCTGGGGGAGAAGATAGAGCAATTAAGGTGGCCCGTCACGATGGCCGTCCTGAGCGCCCTTCTCGTTCTTTGCGTCGTGCTGATCGTCGGAGTTGCGCGACACTCCAGATGCGTTCTGATAAC ATTCTCGGTGTTCGGTCTGTTCGCGGTGATAGTCTCCTGGCTGATGGCTTCGTTGTACCTTGCGACTTCGGTGGCCTTGGGCGATCTGTGCGTGTCGCCGGACGGTTACCTAACCAGGGCGGTACCCTCGACGCTAGCCTCGGAGGTACTCTCGTACTACACGCACTGCGAAAACACGCGCAGCAATCCGTTCACGCAGAGACTGCGCGACGGGCAGCAAACGATCACCGACATCAGGCAGAATTTGAACATCGTGACGAGGTTGGCGATCGAGCTCTTCAAGGACCAACAGCTCCAACCGAAGCTGAGCAGTCTCTCGACCGATGTGAACACCGTCGACAGACTTATGTCGGGATTGGCCACGTTGCTCGATTGCAAACCCCTCCACAAACAGTACGTTCACGCGGCGAAGAGCCTGTGCCACCTGGGCCT GTACGGATTGACTTTTATGCTGCTGGCCAGTCTAGCCGCTGGACTCTTCTTCACCGTGCTAGTTTGGGTAGACTCTCACACCTGGATCTACATACGAAAACG AAGAGATTACCACCAAGTCGACGAGCAGGACCCGTATCTACCACCATCGGCAGCCTCGCAGGCGATAGCAGCGAGGACCCTTCGAGGCCAAGGGTCGTACCCGCCTACAGCCCCTTCTCTTTATCCGAATGCTCATGGCACTCAAAATACCATTAAGCAGCCTCTCTTGCTAACGCCGCCCCCGCCGTCCTACGCTACTGCGACTGCTCGAGCACGTCAGCTGCACGAGAGCATGCTAAA AGGTGGGGGTGTTAACGGGAGTGGAGGAGGCGGGGATCACAAATCGTCTCAGCATAATCAGCAGTCGACAGGTGGACGAACTGAACACCGTTCTGGACTCGGAGATCAACCTGGCCAGTACGCGACTTTGAGCAAACAGTGCAAGACCCTCGAATCCAGTGATTTTTACTGA
- the Tty gene encoding tweety isoform X1, with amino-acid sequence MAGGQQVPEQYTVPSLARVFHSLPHLNVSLHSVNNTFNPHSEIYLESLGILGSIPAAWLILTLLVLLVYLVTRCCDRKPRPRRSITLLKCSLAILALLCSGAVAVGLYGNDDVHNGLVQLVAAAKNVDGIIMGVRNQTDTIETTLKKKIQPQLTAMGDEFDAPVSNKTMLGLLLDALNTTTQNTNIAVNRSFEIRKPLSGISLAGAIGLGEKIEQLRWPVTMAVLSALLVLCVVLIVGVARHSRCVLITFSVFGLFAVIVSWLMASLYLATSVALGDLCVSPDGYLTRAVPSTLASEVLSYYTHCENTRSNPFTQRLRDGQQTITDIRQNLNIVTRLAIELFKDQQLQPKLSSLSTDVNTVDRLMSGLATLLDCKPLHKQYVHAAKSLCHLGLYGLTFMLLASLAAGLFFTVLVWVDSHTWIYIRKRRDYHQVDEQDPYLPPSAASQAIAARTLRGQGSYPPTAPSLYPNAHGTQNTIKQPLLLTPPPPSYATATARARQLHESMLKGGGVNGSGGGGDHKSSQHNQQSTGGRTEHRSGLGDQPGQYATLSKQCKTLESSDFY; translated from the exons AGCCTCGGGATACTCGGGAGTATCCCCGCAGCCTGGTTAATCCTGACGTTGCTGGTGCTGTTGGTATACCTGGTAACGAGATGCTGCGACCGGAAGCCGCGCCCCAGAAGGTCGATAACCCTGCTCAAGTGTTCGCTGGCCATCCTGGCGTTGCTCTGCAGCGGAGCTGTTGCCGTTGGGCTCTACGGTAACGACGACGTGCACAACGGTTTGGTACAATTGGTGGCTGCGGCGAAGAACGTCGATGGAATCATCATGGGTGTGCGGAACCAG ACCGACACGATAGAGACCACATTGAAGAAGAAGATCCAGCCGCAGTTGACCGCGATGGGGGACGAATTCGACGCTCCGGTGAGCAACAAGACTATGCTGGGCTTGCTGCTGGACGCTCTGAACACCACCACGCAGAACACGAACATCGCCGTGAACCGAAGCTTCGAGATTCGAAAGCCGCTGAGCGGAATCAGCCTCGCCGGAGCGATCGGGCTGGGGGAGAAGATAGAGCAATTAAGGTGGCCCGTCACGATGGCCGTCCTGAGCGCCCTTCTCGTTCTTTGCGTCGTGCTGATCGTCGGAGTTGCGCGACACTCCAGATGCGTTCTGATAAC ATTCTCGGTGTTCGGTCTGTTCGCGGTGATAGTCTCCTGGCTGATGGCTTCGTTGTACCTTGCGACTTCGGTGGCCTTGGGCGATCTGTGCGTGTCGCCGGACGGTTACCTAACCAGGGCGGTACCCTCGACGCTAGCCTCGGAGGTACTCTCGTACTACACGCACTGCGAAAACACGCGCAGCAATCCGTTCACGCAGAGACTGCGCGACGGGCAGCAAACGATCACCGACATCAGGCAGAATTTGAACATCGTGACGAGGTTGGCGATCGAGCTCTTCAAGGACCAACAGCTCCAACCGAAGCTGAGCAGTCTCTCGACCGATGTGAACACCGTCGACAGACTTATGTCGGGATTGGCCACGTTGCTCGATTGCAAACCCCTCCACAAACAGTACGTTCACGCGGCGAAGAGCCTGTGCCACCTGGGCCT GTACGGATTGACTTTTATGCTGCTGGCCAGTCTAGCCGCTGGACTCTTCTTCACCGTGCTAGTTTGGGTAGACTCTCACACCTGGATCTACATACGAAAACG AAGAGATTACCACCAAGTCGACGAGCAGGACCCGTATCTACCACCATCGGCAGCCTCGCAGGCGATAGCAGCGAGGACCCTTCGAGGCCAAGGGTCGTACCCGCCTACAGCCCCTTCTCTTTATCCGAATGCTCATGGCACTCAAAATACCATTAAGCAGCCTCTCTTGCTAACGCCGCCCCCGCCGTCCTACGCTACTGCGACTGCTCGAGCACGTCAGCTGCACGAGAGCATGCTAAA AGGTGGGGGTGTTAACGGGAGTGGAGGAGGCGGGGATCACAAATCGTCTCAGCATAATCAGCAGTCGACAGGTGGACGAACTGAACACCGTTCTGGACTCGGAGATCAACCTGGCCAGTACGCGACTTTGAGCAAACAGTGCAAGACCCTCGAATCCAGTGATTTTTACTGA
- the Tty gene encoding tweety isoform X3, producing the protein MNSLGILGSIPAAWLILTLLVLLVYLVTRCCDRKPRPRRSITLLKCSLAILALLCSGAVAVGLYGNDDVHNGLVQLVAAAKNVDGIIMGVRNQTDTIETTLKKKIQPQLTAMGDEFDAPVSNKTMLGLLLDALNTTTQNTNIAVNRSFEIRKPLSGISLAGAIGLGEKIEQLRWPVTMAVLSALLVLCVVLIVGVARHSRCVLITFSVFGLFAVIVSWLMASLYLATSVALGDLCVSPDGYLTRAVPSTLASEVLSYYTHCENTRSNPFTQRLRDGQQTITDIRQNLNIVTRLAIELFKDQQLQPKLSSLSTDVNTVDRLMSGLATLLDCKPLHKQYVHAAKSLCHLGLYGLTFMLLASLAAGLFFTVLVWVDSHTWIYIRKRRDYHQVDEQDPYLPPSAASQAIAARTLRGQGSYPPTAPSLYPNAHGTQNTIKQPLLLTPPPPSYATATARARQLHESMLKGGGVNGSGGGGDHKSSQHNQQSTGGRTEHRSGLGDQPGQYATLSKQCKTLESSDFY; encoded by the exons atgAAT AGCCTCGGGATACTCGGGAGTATCCCCGCAGCCTGGTTAATCCTGACGTTGCTGGTGCTGTTGGTATACCTGGTAACGAGATGCTGCGACCGGAAGCCGCGCCCCAGAAGGTCGATAACCCTGCTCAAGTGTTCGCTGGCCATCCTGGCGTTGCTCTGCAGCGGAGCTGTTGCCGTTGGGCTCTACGGTAACGACGACGTGCACAACGGTTTGGTACAATTGGTGGCTGCGGCGAAGAACGTCGATGGAATCATCATGGGTGTGCGGAACCAG ACCGACACGATAGAGACCACATTGAAGAAGAAGATCCAGCCGCAGTTGACCGCGATGGGGGACGAATTCGACGCTCCGGTGAGCAACAAGACTATGCTGGGCTTGCTGCTGGACGCTCTGAACACCACCACGCAGAACACGAACATCGCCGTGAACCGAAGCTTCGAGATTCGAAAGCCGCTGAGCGGAATCAGCCTCGCCGGAGCGATCGGGCTGGGGGAGAAGATAGAGCAATTAAGGTGGCCCGTCACGATGGCCGTCCTGAGCGCCCTTCTCGTTCTTTGCGTCGTGCTGATCGTCGGAGTTGCGCGACACTCCAGATGCGTTCTGATAAC ATTCTCGGTGTTCGGTCTGTTCGCGGTGATAGTCTCCTGGCTGATGGCTTCGTTGTACCTTGCGACTTCGGTGGCCTTGGGCGATCTGTGCGTGTCGCCGGACGGTTACCTAACCAGGGCGGTACCCTCGACGCTAGCCTCGGAGGTACTCTCGTACTACACGCACTGCGAAAACACGCGCAGCAATCCGTTCACGCAGAGACTGCGCGACGGGCAGCAAACGATCACCGACATCAGGCAGAATTTGAACATCGTGACGAGGTTGGCGATCGAGCTCTTCAAGGACCAACAGCTCCAACCGAAGCTGAGCAGTCTCTCGACCGATGTGAACACCGTCGACAGACTTATGTCGGGATTGGCCACGTTGCTCGATTGCAAACCCCTCCACAAACAGTACGTTCACGCGGCGAAGAGCCTGTGCCACCTGGGCCT GTACGGATTGACTTTTATGCTGCTGGCCAGTCTAGCCGCTGGACTCTTCTTCACCGTGCTAGTTTGGGTAGACTCTCACACCTGGATCTACATACGAAAACG AAGAGATTACCACCAAGTCGACGAGCAGGACCCGTATCTACCACCATCGGCAGCCTCGCAGGCGATAGCAGCGAGGACCCTTCGAGGCCAAGGGTCGTACCCGCCTACAGCCCCTTCTCTTTATCCGAATGCTCATGGCACTCAAAATACCATTAAGCAGCCTCTCTTGCTAACGCCGCCCCCGCCGTCCTACGCTACTGCGACTGCTCGAGCACGTCAGCTGCACGAGAGCATGCTAAA AGGTGGGGGTGTTAACGGGAGTGGAGGAGGCGGGGATCACAAATCGTCTCAGCATAATCAGCAGTCGACAGGTGGACGAACTGAACACCGTTCTGGACTCGGAGATCAACCTGGCCAGTACGCGACTTTGAGCAAACAGTGCAAGACCCTCGAATCCAGTGATTTTTACTGA
- the Tty gene encoding tweety isoform X4 — protein sequence MAGGQQVPEQYTVPSLARVFHSLPHLNVSLHSVNNTFNPHSEIYLESLGILGSIPAAWLILTLLVLLVYLVTRCCDRKPRPRRSITLLKCSLAILALLCSGAVAVGLYGNDDVHNGLVQLVAAAKNVDGIIMGVRNQTDTIETTLKKKIQPQLTAMGDEFDAPVSNKTMLGLLLDALNTTTQNTNIAVNRSFEIRKPLSGISLAGAIGLGEKIEQLRWPVTMAVLSALLVLCVVLIVGVARHSRCVLITFSVFGLFAVIVSWLMASLYLATSVALGDLCVSPDGYLTRAVPSTLASEVLSYYTHCENTRSNPFTQRLRDGQQTITDIRQNLNIVTRLAIELFKDQQLQPKLSSLSTDVNTVDRLMSGLATLLDCKPLHKQYVHAAKSLCHLGLYGLTFMLLASLAAGLFFTVLVWVDSHTWIYIRKRRDYHQVDEQDPYLPPSAASQAIAARTLRGQGGGGVNGSGGGGDHKSSQHNQQSTGGRTEHRSGLGDQPGQYATLSKQCKTLESSDFY from the exons AGCCTCGGGATACTCGGGAGTATCCCCGCAGCCTGGTTAATCCTGACGTTGCTGGTGCTGTTGGTATACCTGGTAACGAGATGCTGCGACCGGAAGCCGCGCCCCAGAAGGTCGATAACCCTGCTCAAGTGTTCGCTGGCCATCCTGGCGTTGCTCTGCAGCGGAGCTGTTGCCGTTGGGCTCTACGGTAACGACGACGTGCACAACGGTTTGGTACAATTGGTGGCTGCGGCGAAGAACGTCGATGGAATCATCATGGGTGTGCGGAACCAG ACCGACACGATAGAGACCACATTGAAGAAGAAGATCCAGCCGCAGTTGACCGCGATGGGGGACGAATTCGACGCTCCGGTGAGCAACAAGACTATGCTGGGCTTGCTGCTGGACGCTCTGAACACCACCACGCAGAACACGAACATCGCCGTGAACCGAAGCTTCGAGATTCGAAAGCCGCTGAGCGGAATCAGCCTCGCCGGAGCGATCGGGCTGGGGGAGAAGATAGAGCAATTAAGGTGGCCCGTCACGATGGCCGTCCTGAGCGCCCTTCTCGTTCTTTGCGTCGTGCTGATCGTCGGAGTTGCGCGACACTCCAGATGCGTTCTGATAAC ATTCTCGGTGTTCGGTCTGTTCGCGGTGATAGTCTCCTGGCTGATGGCTTCGTTGTACCTTGCGACTTCGGTGGCCTTGGGCGATCTGTGCGTGTCGCCGGACGGTTACCTAACCAGGGCGGTACCCTCGACGCTAGCCTCGGAGGTACTCTCGTACTACACGCACTGCGAAAACACGCGCAGCAATCCGTTCACGCAGAGACTGCGCGACGGGCAGCAAACGATCACCGACATCAGGCAGAATTTGAACATCGTGACGAGGTTGGCGATCGAGCTCTTCAAGGACCAACAGCTCCAACCGAAGCTGAGCAGTCTCTCGACCGATGTGAACACCGTCGACAGACTTATGTCGGGATTGGCCACGTTGCTCGATTGCAAACCCCTCCACAAACAGTACGTTCACGCGGCGAAGAGCCTGTGCCACCTGGGCCT GTACGGATTGACTTTTATGCTGCTGGCCAGTCTAGCCGCTGGACTCTTCTTCACCGTGCTAGTTTGGGTAGACTCTCACACCTGGATCTACATACGAAAACG AAGAGATTACCACCAAGTCGACGAGCAGGACCCGTATCTACCACCATCGGCAGCCTCGCAGGCGATAGCAGCGAGGACCCTTCGAGGCCAAGG AGGTGGGGGTGTTAACGGGAGTGGAGGAGGCGGGGATCACAAATCGTCTCAGCATAATCAGCAGTCGACAGGTGGACGAACTGAACACCGTTCTGGACTCGGAGATCAACCTGGCCAGTACGCGACTTTGAGCAAACAGTGCAAGACCCTCGAATCCAGTGATTTTTACTGA
- the Tty gene encoding tweety isoform X2, with product MAGGQQVPEQYTVPSLARVFHSLPHLNVSLHSVNNTFNPHSEIYLESLGILGSIPAAWLILTLLVLLVYLVTRCCDRKPRPRRSITLLKCSLAILALLCSGAVAVGLYGNDDVHNGLVQLVAAAKNVDGIIMGVRNQTDTIETTLKKKIQPQLTAMGDEFDAPVSNKTMLGLLLDALNTTTQNTNIAVNRSFEIRKPLSGISLAGAIGLGEKIEQLRWPVTMAVLSALLVLCVVLIVGVARHSRCVLITFSVFGLFAVIVSWLMASLYLATSVALGDLCVSPDGYLTRAVPSTLASEVLSYYTHCENTRSNPFTQRLRDGQQTITDIRQNLNIVTRLAIELFKDQQLQPKLSSLSTDVNTVDRLMSGLATLLDCKPLHKQYVHAAKSLCHLGLYGLTFMLLASLAAGLFFTVLVWVDSHTWIYIRKRDYHQVDEQDPYLPPSAASQAIAARTLRGQGSYPPTAPSLYPNAHGTQNTIKQPLLLTPPPPSYATATARARQLHESMLKGGGVNGSGGGGDHKSSQHNQQSTGGRTEHRSGLGDQPGQYATLSKQCKTLESSDFY from the exons AGCCTCGGGATACTCGGGAGTATCCCCGCAGCCTGGTTAATCCTGACGTTGCTGGTGCTGTTGGTATACCTGGTAACGAGATGCTGCGACCGGAAGCCGCGCCCCAGAAGGTCGATAACCCTGCTCAAGTGTTCGCTGGCCATCCTGGCGTTGCTCTGCAGCGGAGCTGTTGCCGTTGGGCTCTACGGTAACGACGACGTGCACAACGGTTTGGTACAATTGGTGGCTGCGGCGAAGAACGTCGATGGAATCATCATGGGTGTGCGGAACCAG ACCGACACGATAGAGACCACATTGAAGAAGAAGATCCAGCCGCAGTTGACCGCGATGGGGGACGAATTCGACGCTCCGGTGAGCAACAAGACTATGCTGGGCTTGCTGCTGGACGCTCTGAACACCACCACGCAGAACACGAACATCGCCGTGAACCGAAGCTTCGAGATTCGAAAGCCGCTGAGCGGAATCAGCCTCGCCGGAGCGATCGGGCTGGGGGAGAAGATAGAGCAATTAAGGTGGCCCGTCACGATGGCCGTCCTGAGCGCCCTTCTCGTTCTTTGCGTCGTGCTGATCGTCGGAGTTGCGCGACACTCCAGATGCGTTCTGATAAC ATTCTCGGTGTTCGGTCTGTTCGCGGTGATAGTCTCCTGGCTGATGGCTTCGTTGTACCTTGCGACTTCGGTGGCCTTGGGCGATCTGTGCGTGTCGCCGGACGGTTACCTAACCAGGGCGGTACCCTCGACGCTAGCCTCGGAGGTACTCTCGTACTACACGCACTGCGAAAACACGCGCAGCAATCCGTTCACGCAGAGACTGCGCGACGGGCAGCAAACGATCACCGACATCAGGCAGAATTTGAACATCGTGACGAGGTTGGCGATCGAGCTCTTCAAGGACCAACAGCTCCAACCGAAGCTGAGCAGTCTCTCGACCGATGTGAACACCGTCGACAGACTTATGTCGGGATTGGCCACGTTGCTCGATTGCAAACCCCTCCACAAACAGTACGTTCACGCGGCGAAGAGCCTGTGCCACCTGGGCCT GTACGGATTGACTTTTATGCTGCTGGCCAGTCTAGCCGCTGGACTCTTCTTCACCGTGCTAGTTTGGGTAGACTCTCACACCTGGATCTACATACGAAAACG AGATTACCACCAAGTCGACGAGCAGGACCCGTATCTACCACCATCGGCAGCCTCGCAGGCGATAGCAGCGAGGACCCTTCGAGGCCAAGGGTCGTACCCGCCTACAGCCCCTTCTCTTTATCCGAATGCTCATGGCACTCAAAATACCATTAAGCAGCCTCTCTTGCTAACGCCGCCCCCGCCGTCCTACGCTACTGCGACTGCTCGAGCACGTCAGCTGCACGAGAGCATGCTAAA AGGTGGGGGTGTTAACGGGAGTGGAGGAGGCGGGGATCACAAATCGTCTCAGCATAATCAGCAGTCGACAGGTGGACGAACTGAACACCGTTCTGGACTCGGAGATCAACCTGGCCAGTACGCGACTTTGAGCAAACAGTGCAAGACCCTCGAATCCAGTGATTTTTACTGA